The Myripristis murdjan chromosome 17, fMyrMur1.1, whole genome shotgun sequence DNA segment ttaaaaaacatgttttatattctagtttcttcaaaatagccaccttttgctctgattactgctttgcacactcttggcattctctcgatgagcttcaagaggtagtcacctgaaatggttttcacttcacaggtgtgccttatcagggttaattagtggaatttcttgctttatcaatggggttgggaccatcagttgtgttgtgcagaagtcaggttactacacagccgacagccctattggacaactgttcaaattcatattatggcaagaaccaatcagctaactaaagaaaaatgagtggccatcattactttaagaaatgaaggtcagtcagtccggaaaattgcaaaaactttaaatgtgtccccaagtggagtcgcaaaaaccatcaagggctacaatgaaactggcacacatgaggaccgacccaggaaaggaagaccaagagtcacctctgcttctgaggacaagttcatccgagtcaccagcctcagaaatctcaagttaacagcagctcagatcagagaccagataaatgccacacagagttctagcagcagacccatctctagaacaactgttaagaggggactgagccaatcaggccttcatggtcaaatagctgctaggaaaccactgctaaggagaggcaacaagcagaagagatttgtttgggccaagaaacacaaggaatggacattagaccagtggaaatctgtgctttggtctgatgaatccaaatttgagatctttggttccaaccgccgtgtctttgtgagacgcagaaaaggtgaacggatggattccacatgcctggttcccactgtgaagcatggaggaggaggtgtgatggtgtgggggtgttttgctggtgacactgttggggatttattcaaaattgaaggcacactgaaccagcatggctaccacagcatcctgcagcgacatgccatcccatccggtttgcgtttagttggaccatcatttatttttcaacaggacaatgaccccaaacacacttccaggctgtgtaagggctatttgaccaagaaggagagtaatggagtgctgcggcagatgacctggcctccacagtcaccggacctgaacccaatccagatggtttggggtgagctggaccgcaaagtgaaggcaaaggggccaacaagtgctaaacacctctgggaactccttcaagactgttggaaaaccatttcaggtgactacctcttgaagctcatggagagaatgccaagagtgtgcaaagcagtaatcagagcaaagggtggctattttgaagaaactagaatataaaacatgtttccagttatttcacctttttttgttaagtacataactccacatgtgttcattcatagttttgattccttcagtgagaatctacaatgtaaatagtcatgaaaataaagaaaatgcattgaatgagaaggtgtgtccaaacttttggcctgtactgtatatatatatatatatatatatatatatatatatatatatatatccatatccatactgtatgcatgtattttaatagaataaattACTTAAATTGACTTGAATATGTAATCAAATTAACACTGTATCGATACCAAGAGGCCAAGACTTCATTTTTGCACCACACTCAGTGGCACACTCAGGCTTTTGGCACTCAGACAATAATTTGAATGGATGTGTGATAATCTGGTATTGTTTTCATAGCTGTGGAAACTTGTAGACCTCCTAGAGTCTGTCCTGTTTAGCAAACACACTGGTGTCCAGGTAGCTTTTCTATTTACCTTAGCTGTGAGGTACTGTGAGTTGTTATTGGAGATCATTCAACTTGAACACCACCCAACTCGACTCCAACAGGAAATATAGTGTTTGCCAACAGTAAGCATAGCAGATGGATTTACTGCGCCCATGTTACTATTTTGCCCTGAAACCTGCCTGTAAGGCAGCACTTACTAATAGGGCTGGGACCACTTCTTGATAAATTGATACCAATCTCATTATCAATAAgtaatacatattttattattattattttgtattgctAACTAAATGTGAACGTCAGCTAGTTTTGAAAAAGctcctgttgttgtgctgtcGTAGTATCTGCTGATGCACTTTGCTGTGAGTGAGACTGAAGGTCAGACAGCTTACAGTCTTTTTCACATCGTTTTGCTTTTCACAATGCAGCTACCGTCTTTGCAGTCTTTCACCTTGGCGAAACTGAGAAGACTGtggctgcattttgaaaagcatgatGATGTGAAAATTGTCACTTGGAACCACAGAAgttgaatggagtagaacagCCATTGCATTGTTTGCCGTGGTAATTTGACCGGTACAAAATAAAAAGCGTGTCACACTCGCATAACACACATTACAACAGCCACAGTTCTTTGTAATGGTAAAGATGCAGGTAAAAAGGACCAACGCTCAAACCATCGCACTATGTTTACTTGAGGAAAGTCTATTCTACTTCAGTTCAAGTTCTGTGTGTGGAATAAAGTCATATTGAAAGGAAACTAGCATCCTCAGGTAATGGCACCAATGTGCAGATCATCTGAGAGGAGgcagttttcaaaaaagttcaTGTGTTTTCAGGACATACGATTTGACACCTGCCTGTGGCAAAAAGAGAAACTGAAGTTGAAAAAAGCTGATCCTGACAACTTGACAGtactgtaaatataataaaaatatttataatgattcATAAATTTGTCCCAATATatcattttttccaaatttcttATCATCCCAATACCCCAAACCATAACTGTAGCCTGGGAGGCAGCGCTGCCTTACAGGCAACACCGAGGgcaaacaacacagagagaggtttACTGCTGGGCAAAGTAAACACGGATTTAATGTCACTTCAAACAACATCTGGATTCATCCCGGCTCAGAATATCAAACTTTTGATGATCATGTCTTCTCATGGCTGTGCAGGTCGAttgctgtttcctgtgcaggCCACGATGGAAAAATAGGCTGGGCTGCAAAGAGTAAAAACTCTGATTTCCTGTTCAGGTGTAAATGCAACCATTGCAGCTACAGTAAGTGTCAGttacaacatgcacacacacacagaaacacacgtgGTCATTGGTTGCATTGGCCTGATCACATGGCAGTGGTGCTGAAGACTCCACATGGCTGTCATACTATTGACTTTCTGAGGGAAGATTTAGAGCCAGGATTAGATGTCAGAATGCACTAGGCCTGACAACTGTTCAGCTACCATatgtgcatgcgcacacacatacacacacacccacactctctctcctggGCCATCAGCTGTTAATATCAGGCAGAGGTTAAATGTGTTTACCTCCTGTCATAAAACATTGCTGCTGTCCACATTAGAGTGTTGCCTATGGTCTTTCAGCAGTGGGCAGGCATGGCAGGAACATGACCAACCACTGATGGTAAAAATTGTTGAACTTGTTGCTCTCAGCTATGGGTTTCAGACAAAGCAACAATGAAAGTAATAGCAATTGAGATAAGTGCATTAAGAACAAGAGAGCAAGTTTTTACAgttgagaaaaagtgagaaTCATCACTTACCCAAACCACAACATGTCTTGTGTCTGctttgcattctggtctattgaggctactGTTTGTGGAAAAGTCAGCATTTCTACCTCTCCTTTACTGGACCACTCCCCTGTATCATTATCCACATAGGGCTGAGTCAAGGTCGGCTGGACTGCTggatccaagaagcttcttccaTTCTGGAGAACGGAAGGAGAACTGAAGACttgaactgaagaagcttctacAAACAGTCCAGTTGACCTCGATTCAACCCCATGTGGAGAACCATGACCTGCATGACTGTGAACCTGCACAGTCATCCCTATATCACTGTtgaacatcagtgcaaaataacGGCTCTAGAAAGAAGGCCTTGTTCTTTGATTGTGaaggactgacaccaaaacctcatgtttcctgttgttgttttagataactgaaatgttttctgttgtcAAGCTCCACTGTCGCTGTGTCATATATGTGGACATGATGTTGTCTATGCCTGGCTACTTATTCatggaaaaacaccaaacaacaaaaaggattCAAGAGTGCAATGAAATGATTGCCCAAAGATCTTTTTGAAAGTGTTATGGTGTTTTACGCtagaattttcctttaacacaATAAAGTATCCCAGTAAGAACATTTTCAGCACTTGCTACTCAAcgtaaagcaaaactgaactttggcagAGTTGGGTGGCATAGTTACCTGGGCATTATATGATTCCACATGGTGAGGAAATATTCTCATTAGTTGCCTCCCTGGGTTGTAaatccagaatactgtatttctatctctccgtTCCTTTCCATTGCAAacagtttccaaaataacacttttagcacataaaccaactgcaacaaagtggattatgccaatataaaagaAGTCCCGGTACCAGTCCCATTTTGGCACActatggaggtgaatggagagatacacagtattctggattagcagcccagaggagcacggAGCAAAATATCCAGGTAATATACAATCCAACACTCTACAAaggttcagttttgctttaagctGGAAGTATATGTGGCTACAGAAAGGAAATTTGGCTTGGCCGCAGAAAAAAAGGCTACATTTGAAGTGATTCTTCACACCAACCTCTGGTGTGTGATTGATTTCTGAAATATCACATGATTGGTAGTATTGccgcatgagaaaaaaatctgcatgtcttttctgtttgattgcCTCATGCGTCCCCATTGGTATGGAGCATTAGAAAAATAACAAGTATCCACACATTGCatgtggtggtgtgtttggCTGTGGTTTGATTTGTAATAAGTTTGTCCTCACTGTAAGTAGACCTTCAGTCCACTGAGGCAGCAGGACTGCTAGACATTGGTATTTCCATCAGTGGTTCAAAGAGCTAGAAGGCCAGAGGGCAGGCCAGCTGAAAGACTGAAATAAATGTCAGCGGATTATCATCTGCATCCTTTACAGTAACCTGCCTGGAGAGGCATTTGGGTCAGTCTGATATAAAGTCTAAAGCCATTAAAGGTAACACACTCATTGATTGGCAGTGGGTATAAAGGCCACCTGGACCTCAGTGAATGACCCTCGTGAAAACCACCAAAGAGCCTGACTTATTGAACCCATAGTATGCTCTTCTGGATAAAAATGTCTGCATCTAGACACATTAGAGCTAGATGGCTAAACTGAAACTGCATGGAGCATGTCTGTTTATGAGACACTGTTAAATGAAAATTCActgatcttgttttttttttttttttttttcatctttgtcaaTAAGTTATTTTTGACAATGTACAAGAAAGACCCGGGAGAAAAAGCCTGAATACCAGAGGTGAAAACATCTCCAGGAACAGCTAATGCCGGAGGCTGACCACACATGGAGTCACGACAAGTTGAGCATTCTCAAAACTGACATACTGCCTTAACCTTTGTTCTGCACTCCCCTTTACCAAAGTAACTGCTGGGCACTGCACAAAAAGCCATAACATCAAGTCATGGCTTTCAAGGGTCAGTGTAGGACCTGTTGACGTCTCTGTTTGGTCTCTGGTGTCCTGAAGCTAGGCCAGACTTTAAAGGATAACTGCACACAAAGTTTTTCATTATGTTTAGCATAAGTAAGGCAGTAGTGGttgcagtggcagtagtagcagtgtAGCACAGGTAGTAACAGTTGTAGTATTTACTCACATTTACATGAGACTTTACCAATCCCCATTTTATGTGAGtgattttcacattaaaagagTGAATATAGAGAAAATTGTGATCCTCGAGATGTGTGTTAGTCATACACCCCATTTGCTGCACCAACATGGTACAGAAATCACGTGATATTTGCAGTGAGATTGAAactcagttgttgttgttgttgttgttgttgttgtttttgtagaGAATTACCTTTGACATTTGCgcaatgaatttaaaaaaaaagtgaagaagaaGGTGTTTAGCCTGGGAATGCGTTCAGTCTTGTGAAAAAGTTTAAATTAGCAAATCAAATGGAGCCCTTTATTACCTGTAACTGTGAAATGGTGAGAGGGTAGCGGTAGAGGATCCAGGTCACATTCTCGTTACAAGGTGGTGTGGTCAAAGATCCTTCATACACCCAGTAGTCTCTCAGCAAGGGGTCTGGAGGCAGATTAAAAATTTAGcctgaatattttaaaaaaaatcttaaacattatgaccaagaaaaaacagatttaaaatgaGCTCTAGTCAGGTATtatcaaaatgtattaaaaacaaaaacaaaacaaaaatgtattcaggTTTAAGGTGGTAAACTGTGGTTTGGTTTGATATGCAGTGGTACGGGGGCTGCAGTGTCTTTTTTCAGCCGGGCAGCTGCTAACATAAAGTCAAATGGAAACCACATAGATGTGTTCTCCTCACCAGGTAACAGAGTGTTGGGGTTGAAGCAGGGGATTATCTTGGTCTTTCCCTGATAGAAAAGCATAAATTACAATTAGAGGCACAGATATTATCATTCacatctattttattctattctgttctatatTAATCTGCACAGTCTGCTTAATCTTTATAAATTACCCTTGGGATCATTAGTAATTAAcagtaatctaatctaatataatataatataatctgTTGACTTTTGCCCACTCTGTTCTACACATTTCCCTCAATTTCCCAAAGGGAGTATTAAAATCTAATCTAAACTAACCTAAAATAATCTAATCTTATTTTATCAGACCTGACCTCACATTACCCAACCTATAgacaaatctaatctaatctaatctaatctaatctaacctaacCCCAGTATAGTCCAGTCTACTGTACTCTACTATTCTCTAGTCTACTCTTCTGTACTCTAGTCTAATCTGATCAAATCAAAatttatctaatctaatctaatctaatctaatctactcTAATCTAATCAAAGCCTGACTGGACCTGATCTGatctaacctaacctaacctctTGTCTACTCTTCTCTagtctactctactctactctactctactctactctactctactctaatctaatctaatctaatctgatctaaacTAAtcagacctgacctgacctgacctaaCCTATAGtctagtctaatctaatctaatctaatcagaCCTGACTTGATCTAAACTATCCTATGGTCCAGTCTAACAAAATCTAATCTACTGTAATGTAATCTAACCTAATCTAACCTAATCTGACCTTTGGTCTCACCTTGTACTGCAGATCCTGTAGGACCTCAGTGATGGCCTTCAGACCCAGATGCTCCTTGCCGATCTgatacaaacacaacagcagggTCAGAGGTCGTCAGTCTGCCGCTGGGTGATAAGTGGCTGGTCAGTGCATCTTATAAACACGGTGAGGTCAGAAATGTGTCAAAGACGTCAATCACACTTTGATCTGATCTCCGGTTATAACTACCACATCCTGACAGGAAGCACGCAGGCAGTAGAAACCACAAGGGCACTCAAAAACAGGAAGAGTAATGTTGTTGGTGTGGCTGTGGCCTCAGTAGGTCAGCACTGTGTGGGTTAAACTAAAGCAAACGGGGTGAGTAAGGGTTTTTTTTCAGGTGGTATGACTCATATTTTACACAGATTAACCCATGATTTCATTAGACTGGAAACAGCACATagattcaaaaaacaaaacaaaaaaacatttcatgagGGCGTCCTGTTGCTCGCTGGATAAGAGCGCGTACCCCATGTTAAGGCTGAGTCAAAtgctgggttcaaatccgacctcaggcccttttctgcatgtcatcccctctctctcctgcccttcctgtctctctcttctgcgGCTGTCATATAAAgcaaaaaatcccccaaaaaacCATCTCATTCATCCACGGCTCCCGCTGGTGATGGAATTACTGAGATATCACTTGATTTAGAGAGGGGTATTCCACGCAGAAAGACTGATTCGACTCATGTGGTTTTCAGCCAAACTGCAGCGTAAACCAGGcattagaaaaacaacattaacaaaggAAGAACAGTTTACTGAAGTGTTACATCTTGGTCATGTCCAGTCACACCATGGAAAGCCATCAGGGCTATGGTGGCACCTGGAAATCCTGCGTATACCTCCTAGTTCACATGCGGAGATTACAAAATACTcaaacagtctgaaaaatgtatttgcacacGTAGACGATGTTCATGCAAAACATGATGGACACTGTTGCACATGTCAATAGCACCtaagaaaatacacatttttcagtCATTATGCTCATCATGCtctggatattttttttaatatattggaACTTATTTCTAAATATGATCTGAAACACTGATGCTCCTCTACTGGCCTTGATTACatcccattttatttattcattcattcatccatttattcatttatttattttttccatgcagATATTCTCGTGATATGAATGTTTACCTGTACAAAGAGAGCAATGATGAGGACTCCATTCCTCTTGCCCAGAGCGTCCTCGAGACTGTTGAACAGAGTGCTGTTCCAGTGGATCAGGTGGAGCTGGAGACAGACGGACGACAAAACCCATGAAAGCTGGCCTGCGTTTGAGAGGCCATTGTAGTCAACAGGTGTGGGGAACAGTGGCAAGTGAACGAGTCCACTCTTACAACAAGAAGCTACCAGCTGGCGGTGACTGAGGGCTTTCTAGGGAAGGCCTGATGTCAAGTCAGCATGGAGCCCACTGGACAGAGGAGCGGGTAAAGTGAAACGCTTGGAGTCGAGTGAATGAAGTGTGCTTTTTGTCAAAAAGCTGGGAGTATTGTTGTAATCTTGTCAGAGAATGTAATTTGTCAAAACTGCCACATTCATTGTCTGAGAAgataaattcagtttttgtgtttgttttgcggTTTCGTCAAGTATTCAGATACAGTTTTATCACAAGGACAAGAAAATGCCACAAATGTGATTATATaaacacactgtgtgtttggTTAGTCTTTTGAAGGCCGCTGGTCTGACCttgcaagcacacacagctcCGTGGCCTtgttttaggtgtgtgtgtgtgtgtgtgtgtgtgtgtgtgtgtgtgtgtgtgtgtgtgcgccctcTCTACCTCCATCGGGAAAGCCTTGAAGTTGACGGTGTGCTCGGAGCCCCTCTGGTTCTCCTTACCCCAGTGGAATCTCACCTCATGGAGCTCATACTCATGGTCGCTGGGCAACGGACCCCCAGTAACAACTAGAAACAGCACAGGAAGCCCAAGGCATTGTGGGTGAGCAGACACAGGAagtggtgggccaatcagagcagccaaaCGGAAAATGAAAGTGAGATAAAGAGAGTCACTGGATAAAAATGCCAAAGCAGTGATACAGCACATACATCATCCTCACCAGAAAATCTGCACGTAGTAAATAACCTCCATTCCTTTGCATTATATGTGCAACAGTTGCTCAGTGCAGCATTAAGCAGCATACCTGGAATATTATGTGCAGGTCTGATGCTAATAATTTAGTTTTAGGAGGGCGTTGACAGTCACCTGACTTGGACTTGAGCATGATGCGGACGGTGTGTCCATCGTTGATGACCTCACAGTCTCGACACACCACGTAGTTTGGCGTGAGGCCGACGTCCAGGAGGGAGGGGTCGTACCGAGCCTCCCTGGAGTTGAGGTTGATGGGAGACTGGTACTCACCGTTGGCTGCTGGGAAATGGAGTCCCCATTCTACACCTaggagtaacacacacacacacacacacacgtatacttGTTTAGATCACTATTGTGTTATGTTAGCAGCACGACAGAGATAAACCACAGTGGAATGTGGATTATTACTTTACAGTCTCTAAGCTAATCAGTGTGTTCTATATTTagactgtttttcttcatttgccTCAACCTGTAGTCCTTTTATTCTCGTTTATTCTCGTCCTCATCTCTCAGAAGTTGTTTATCTGGAGGTCAGTTCCTcagtggcgtgtgtgtgtgtgtgtgtgtgtctcagactGGCCAGCAAGCCTCCACCCCCTAATTGCCCAGCACCCttctatttcatgttttttcactttgtctcAGAAAAAAGGTCAgcgaaacagacagaaacacagagagagagtcagataGAGAGGAAACTAGAATATGTCATTtccctttaaaatgtttttaatgtcaCTGAATGTAGAAAAACACTCTGGAGTCCTTTCTATGCAGCCTGTTGATTTCTCTGGAGTCAAACAATCCATTCAgaacacaacctcagtttttattcctcctgctCCCATTTGACTGACATTTGACAATTAGTGCCGTTCCTGGACATAAATCCACCAAGGGTTATTTTGCCAAACTAACTTCATACAGGCCATAGAAGAGGTGAGGGCTTGTAAAACCCTTCAGTGTGATGTCTGATAGTGTCAGATTAGGATATTGGTTATATGA contains these protein-coding regions:
- the ca8 gene encoding carbonic anhydrase-related protein produces the protein MADNTTEESDYYPGKDELDWGYEEGVEWGLHFPAANGEYQSPINLNSREARYDPSLLDVGLTPNYVVCRDCEVINDGHTVRIMLKSKSVVTGGPLPSDHEYELHEVRFHWGKENQRGSEHTVNFKAFPMELHLIHWNSTLFNSLEDALGKRNGVLIIALFVQIGKEHLGLKAITEVLQDLQYKGKTKIIPCFNPNTLLPDPLLRDYWVYEGSLTTPPCNENVTWILYRYPLTISQLQIEEFRRLRSHTKGAELPEGNDGMLGDNFRPTQPLSDRTVRAAFQ